acatgacctgaaacatgacgcagcgttaataacatgacctgaaacatgacgcagcgttaataacatgacctgaaacatgacgcagcgttaataacatgacctgaaacatgacgcagcgttaataacatgacctgaaacatgacgcagcgttaataacatgacctgaaacatgacgcagagttaataacatgacctgaaacatgacgcagcgttaataacatgacctgaaacatgacgcagtgttaataacatgacctgaaacatgacgcagcgttaataatatgacctgaaacatgacacagcgttaataacatgacctgaaacatgacgcagagttaataacatgacctgaaacatgacacagCGTTAAAACACTGCACTTCATCCAAAGAACACCATCCCCACAGTGAAGCATGGGGGTGGCAGCAGCATGCTTTGGGGCTGTTTTTCTGTAGCTGGAACCGGGGCCTTAAACAAGGTGGAGGAAATTATGAAGAGTTTCAGGTACAAGTCAATGTTGACACAAAACCTTCAGGCATCTGTTAGAAAGCCGAAGATGAAGATGACCTTTCAGCACCACAATGACTCAAAGCATACTTTAAAATCAACAAAAGCATGGCTTCACCAGATGATCCGTGTTTTGGAATGGCCTGAATCCCACTGAACCTCAGTGGGTGATCTGAGGCTGAACACAGGAGCCGCTTTTACTAAGAACAAGTCAAGATGTGCCATGCTAACTGACTCCTACCCAAAAAGTGctgtaataaaatcaaaaggtGCTTCAACAAAGTATTAGTTTAAGTATTAGTTTAACTTATGCCAGGTTATTGTTAttgcagttttttatttttccacctaaaaggtttcagtttgtttttttaatcgaATCGTTCAAGTGGAAAACGTTCCGACATGATTTAAGTCTCAGTTTAGTGTGGAGACTTTTTATCCACTGTGCAACGACTTGGACGAGAACTGTCTGATGTTTCATGAGTGtttgctgccacctgctggtccaGATCATCCAACACACCTGTGATGTCATCTTCTCCGTCTGTGGTGTCAGCACcagaaatgtttaaagtttaatatttaatacacaTGGCAGGTTCTGTCGGACATGAAACAGACGAGTCGTGTTTTTGgataaaaagtgatttaatctgtttttttgtgactcAACAGTGTAAGGCTCAGAACCGTCGCACTCGGATCAAAATATACACGATTCATCAGATATAAAACCAGCCATCAGCTCTCGGACACGTCACTGTGGTATAAAACACGTATGTACACCCCCCACTGGTCCCAGTCCTGCCTCACCTGACACTGAAGGTGATGCATTCAAGTCACCCGGGAAAAACTGAATGTGACTGTGTCTGCTGTAGTGACGAACAAACacgacttcttcttctgtggtgtgtcACAAAAACCCGTGTTGACATCCAGCAGGAGGTTTTTCATTGGTCCACTTCATCTGACGACACCTGGGAGGAACAGCTGATCCATCACGTGTCCTGTGTGAACACGTCACAGGGGGAATACGAACATGTTCTGACTGCAGCGTCAAAGTCTGAGTCGGGCTGGGAGtcctgaggtcaaaggtcaaagcaTGGCGCGGTAACCAATCACAGCTCAGCAACTAATTTGGAATGATCAGAAGAAAGAAGACGGACCGCGGCGGTCAGGTGGAGTCCTTCATCACGCAGCATGTGATCAGACATTCGAAAGAAAGCTAGCTGAGAAACAACAACTCCCATCATGCATCTGCACGGAGTCAGAGTAACCACAAGCGTCTTTCCTGCATCATTTCTGCTGCCTTCTGATTGGTCGGTTTGTAGGCCTGTCATAGCAGCGCTCATTTTGGTCCAACATGTCTGACAAAGTTGTCTTTGGTCTCTTTAAAAGACCCGTGGACCGGCCGGGTCCAGGTTCAGGCAGAAGGCGGACCGGCCGGGTCCAGGTTCAGGCAGAAGGTTAAGGTGGCCGACCCTCCCAGGTGGACGTCTGAGCAGCTGGAATGTCGACGTAATAATATTAAGACACAGATGAACCAAACCGACCTCTGACGTCTCTTCACCTGATGGACTCTGCGTTGAAGGCACTCCACGTTACATCGGGTTTAGAAACAGAGGCTGAAGGGTCGAGTCCAGTGAAGCGGTCGAAAAATTCATAAAAACGTCCCCACAGGAAAACAGAGCGAGCCTGAACCACGTCTCCTTCTTTAGTCTTTAAAACCAGAAACCTGAGGCAGGCGGATTGTTTGCATCGAGAAGGCCGTTTTTGGTTTCAGCTGTAGTGGATCACAAACTTATAAATAAAACCGTTCAGAGGAGAAACGAGACGAGCAAACATCATCAAGTCCAacagaacaacaaagaaacaaacatccGTCTGTGGAGCGACGGCCGCCGAGCGACGGCTGTCCAGCTCGCCAAGACACCGAAAACCcatcaaacaaatcaaagttcaggaatgattaaaatattgctacaatatttgatttgaataaaacGTGATTGCATAcatgaagaaagaaatcaaaaagaaaaacaagaagttcATCTAAAAACCAGCAAACCCACTAAAACAAGAACCAGTTCACATGTTTGACGCTACAGTAACCAGCAGTACAAAACTAACAAAGAAACAccaaaaaatacatcaaatatgaatatgtcTGTAATACGACAACAGTAAACCTTTATCAACTGTAAACCTGGTCTCCAATTTACagaggcatgatgggaaattTCTTTAATATGATGAAGTGGAGGAATAAGGCACAGGGATCGTCTGAAGGCCGAACCGGACCCCTCGTAACAAGGACGCTCGAGGCCCGGACTGAACCCTGACAGCGTTTGGTCGATCTGTGACTTCCCAAACACCGTCAGCGTTTGTTGAACAGGGAACTTCAGAGAGGAGCGTTAAGACCACAGGGAAACCATCGACAGTCTGAGATTAAAGAAAAGATTCTGAGTTGGAGTCAGAAGTTCCCGAGACGTCAAATTTAGAAGGCTAACTTTAATTCTGGGATTAAAGTCAAAAGGCAAGAGCGGCTATCGACTTCAAAACAAGAAGGACACGAACACGACGTCAGTCCGAATCCCGGCGATAATCTAAGAAGTCGGACTGATTCAGAAAACCCTGACGAACTCAGAATACTGACTTTATTCTCCGACCGCGTCTCTGATCCTCACAAACCTAAAAacgagtttaaaaaaataatttaacatcaCACCAGACTTCACGGTGTTTCTGCAGACAAGTGTTGGAATGATCGGAGTGTAGTGGACCATCGAGTCGGCTGAAGGTGGAGTCCGAAGCTCAGATGGAGGACTTGGAGAAAGACACTCGCAGGTGGTGGTTCTCTCCCAGGTCGTGGTTGTGGAACTCGATGAGGGACTCGATGGCCTCCTCCACCGAACCCATCTGGATCAGAGCCATCTTATGGTCCTTCCTAAAACCAAAAGGAGATTATCAGACTCTGTACAGGAAgttcacacagtcacatgatcagaaaaaccttcaggtgtgtgttcgGAACGAGGACGAAGGGTTCGAAAGGTTCAGGAGGAGGACGGGAGGGTTCGGAACGAGGAGGAAGATTCAGGGCAAGGACAGAAGGGTTCAGGGTGAGGACGAGGACGCTCAAGGCCCAAACTGAACTCTGACAGCGTTTGGTGAATCTGTGACTTCCCAAACACCGTCAGTGTTTGTTGAACAGAGAACTTCAGAGAGGAGCGTTAAGACCACAGGGAAACAAAGGGATCAGAACGAGGACGAAGGGTTCAGGTTCGGACATCGGGACAAGAGGACGAAGCTTCAGGACAGAGCATAGTGATGAAAGAGACATAAATTAGACGAAGGGCTCACTGGAAGAACTTGAAGGCCTTGACCATGGCTCCTGAGCTGGAAAACAACATCTTGAGGTCGTCTTCAACAACAGATGGgctacaaacacaaaagtaaaatcAGCATGACCCACATGTGACGGGTTTGTGTATGAAGTGAAAGTGACAGTGTCGGTCCTGGTCCTGACCCGGACTGCAGGACTTACGGGATGTTGGAGAGGTGTAGGGTGGCAGAAGGTGGGAAGATGTTGGAGTAGTTTTTGGAGCCGGGCTTCTTGAAGCGGTGCAGGGGGGAGTTGCTGTAGTCTTTGGTCAGGCCCTGGTCCTCATGGCCTTCACGGGGAAGCTGGACGCTGGTGTGTTTGGACAGCGTGATGCGCAGAGACTTCCCGTGAAGCTGCTGACCGCTCAGGTGACTCATGGCTGCAAAGCACACAGGTGAAGAACGCTGCTTAAGTTTCTGTGTTCAGCGAGACGCCCCAGGAACCAGAGGAGCATGTGCAGGAGTTTACCTAGCTGAGCCTGTGTGCTGTCAGACATCTGGACCAGAGCGTTCTCCTTCTTGTTGAACAGAATCTTCACTCTCATGACGTCTCCGTAAACACCttaacacacagccacacagaggTTAAATCCACGACACACAGGAGGTCTTACGAACACGTGAACATACGTCCTGACTCATCCTGCATGAACCTGGACTGACTTCGTCTAACACTCTAATTAAACTCATGTTGAGGTTTAACAGGGAGCGAGGAGCAGCGGGCCTCGCCGCCAGGACTTTACTTTAGGAGGCGGGGACTTCTGAATGTTACACAGGAAATGCAGCGAGGAAATTCAGGGaaattaaaacatgacagattAACACCAACGTAGGAGCTATGAATTATGGGAGTGTTGACTAAAACGGAGCAGCTGATTAACATGCAAACTGAAAGAAACCCGGCATGCAAACTCCAAAACTCACTGAGCTGATGTGAAACACAATAAATGCAGCATGGACACATTTCATCAGGGAGACAGGAAGCTTCGATCAGAGAGGCGTGACGTACGACACGGCGAGGCGTGGCGACGCCTCATGGGACAGCGCGGCGATCGAGGCGGCTCGTTTCTGCCTCATTAGCAAACAAACGTTGCAGATTTCAAACTAAACTTTGATAATTAACAGAACGATCTGCTGCTGACAGGAAGTTTACGTTGACGAGCTTCTTTGGTCCGTACGAATCTGATGAGGTCGTCAGAGGAGGTCAGCGAATTAAAGGTTCACATTCAGAAGCAGGAACCGGATCAACCTGGGCACGCTCTGTGACGACCTCGTGTTCGGCGTTTCCCTTCACACTTTGTTACTTTGACCAGCTGTGATTCTTCACAGAGCTGACGCCGCCCATTCGAACCGTCTCGAACGGGCGGCGTCAGCTTGGACGGCGGGATCGCGTGTTTAACCtgtgagctctgctgtgtgtggacagcagctgcagcgccCCCCAGAGGCCGATCAGCTGAAAAATGTTTAGATGTTTCAAATATTCGAACTCATCAGCTGATTTCACGTCGTTCAGATTCGTTTATTGATCATTTAGATtttctcgttttggtttgtTCACGGTCACAGCCTCTCATGGTCGTCTTCCTGCTCACCTGAGCTCGACACACCTGAGGACGCTCAAGCTGCAGATATTGTGAATGAAgtcaaatcaacacaaacactcattaaACAGAGAGAACCAAACAGAAACGTAAAATCAACCTGAATTCAACATGAGCAGCGAGTGACATACCGAAGAGAATAAAGAGGCAGTGGGGCGTAACTCTCTTTAAAGACAGCAGAGAAGGCAGCAGGGACAGGACAGGTAAAGGTGGGAGGGCAGGACAGGTGGAGGGTCCGAGgcgtttccatggcaacaaatTAAACaagggagaaacaaaaaaaaagagagagacaggtgacgGGTCAATCAGGAGGTTCATTACCTGTGAGGGGAGGGGTCACATTACACATGAtggacaggtgagtgtgtgtgtgtgtgtgtgtgtgtgtgtgtgtgtgtgagtaagaaGACCCTGACATCACAgaatcaaacagccaatcaaagTGCACGACGGGGCAGAACAGGAAAATGTTagcgtgacctctgacctctctgatTGGTTGCAACGTTGGTGAGGTCATAGATTCATGACTAGTGACATCATCATTTTTAGCTGAGGTCAGAGCGAATCATGTGCGTTTGTTTCATGATGATAGATGAATGTTACAGACCTTTAATCGTGTCAGTCACTGCGTGCTCTACACACGCTAACAACattattcacttttctttctgtcaacttaaatttaattattttgtaaaaatgaaatctgCTCCAATGAGCTGAGCTCTGTTTGTTGGATGATGTTTACACGTCCTGTCAAACCCGGCGCCCGCTAACATTAGTTTGTAACGTGAGCGTAACGTGAGTGTAATGTGTGAGCGTAATGTGTGAGCGTAATGTGTGAGCGTAACGTGTGAGCGTAACGTGTGAGCGTAACGTGTGAGCGTAATGTGTGCCTAACGTGTGAGTCTAACGCGTGAGTCTAACGCGTGAGTAACGTGTGAGTCTAACGTGTGAGTCTAACGCGTGAGTAACGTGTGAGAGTAACGCGTGAGTAACGTGTGAGTCTAACGCGTGAGTCTAACGTGTGAGTCTAACGTGTGAGTAATGCGTGAGTCTAACGTGTGAGTAACGCGTAACGTGTGAGTCTAACGTGTGAGTCTAAAGTGTTAGTAACGCGAGTAAAATGTGTGAGTAAAACGTGTGACTGTAACGTGTGAGTGTAACGTGTGAGTGTAACGTGTGACTGTAACGTGTAACGTGTGAGTGTAACGTGTGCGTGTAACGTGTGACTGTAACGTGTAACGTGTGAGTAACGTGTAACGTGTGAGTAACGTGTGAGTCTAACGTGTTAGTAACGCGAGTAAAATGTGTGAGTAAAACGTGTGACTGTAACGTGTGAGTGTAACGTGTGAGTGTAACGTGTAACGTGTGAGTGTAACGTGTGACTGTAACGTGTGACTGTAACGTGTGCGTGTAACGTGTAACGTGTGACTGTAACGTGTGACTGTAACGTGTGACTGTAACGTGTGACTGTAACGTGTGAGCGTGAGATAAACATCAGGCTTCATGAATCAAACACTCTGACGCCTCCATGTTTCAGGATGATGATGCTGGTGGTCAGGTGACAGATGAAGGACCCACCTCTGGGTTGAGGTTGCTGATCAGCAGGACACAGACTCcggcagggagggaggggaacCCCAGCCTGGTAGCCCCGGGGAGGGACAGAGAGGCCAGCCCTCCAGGCAGAGCGGGGACCGTCAGGCCTGGATAGGGGAAGGACACTGGGAGAGGTGAGACGAGTGAACGACCGAAACACTGACGAGACGTCCACGCACAACAACCAGCACACTCTTATTTAGGACAGGAACAGAGATATGATTGGCTGAGGGTGTAACACACACTCGCCATTGGCTACTGTAAATGCCAATCAATATCCACGACAAGCCCCTCCCTCTCTGAAACACATCTGAGCATCCTCAGGTGAGACTCACCTGCAGGCTGGATGGTGAAGGCGGGGGGGAAGGCGTGAGTGGCTCCTGCATACGGAGCAGCTGAGATGATACCTGGGGCTGCAGatgagaaacaacacttgagtTCAGAAGAGAGCGACAGTCATGTTTGTCACGTGACCGCCGCGTGGCGCTCTTACTGAAGGCGGCGGCCATGGCCGGGTGCTCCATGGCGGGCTGGCTGTCCCCAGACGGCAGGTCCGGTCTGGTGAAGTCGCGGCTCTTCTCGTTGTTGTATTTGACGTTGAGGCTGGTGAGTTTGGAGAAGCTGATCCTCAGAGTACAGCAGCCGTTATAGATGTTCTGCCCATCCagagactgaaacacacagagcagaaccatcagaaccatccTGTGAACTTGCTCTGGTTCTGGGATCAGCACAGCGCCACGCTCACCAGTTTAGCCGCCTGGGCCGACGCACCATCCGGGTACTGCAGCAGAGCCTGGAACTGGCTGTTCTTGGTGAAGACGATAATTCTCAGAACCGTCCCAAACTTTGAGAAGATCTGAGGAGAGAGGACCGGGCTGAGACAGGAAGAACTCTTCTTCTAATATTAATCTTATTATACTAGTTCAGGTTCTGAGTTCAGTAGGGCCTGTCTGTTCTTCAGGTGTCGTGTTACCTGGCAGAGGGCGTCCAATGAGACGGGGTACACCAGgttctccaccaccaccctgaGCACTGAACTCGGAGCCGCCACAGTCGTGTCCACGTGAGATGTACTGAGAGCCCGAAGAGCTGCCTGGGCCCTCTGCAGGGACGGAGGAAGACATGAGCACgtgctaacaggagctaacaggaCCAACAGGAGCTAACGGATGCTAACGGTACCTCCTGGTTGGGGGAGTTGTCAGTCTTGAGCTCCTTGTGGTTGGAGAACTGGACGTAGACCGGGTGGTGTCTGATGATCGGCATCACGGTGGAGTAATAACTCACCATGTTCTGAGCTGCTTCCTCCGAGTTCATCTCTAAGAAGGCCTGAAGGGACAACAGAGGACGGGTCAGAACAGGACGGGCCGGTAAGGTCAAGTCGGAACAGGACGTACAGAACAGGACGGACAGGACAGGACGTACAGAACAGGACGGACAGGACAGGTCGGGTCAGAACAGGTCGGAACAGGACATACAAACCCTCTCTCTGGGTCACCTGGTGGAGGTAAGGGGGTCACCTGGTTCTTGGCTTTGAGCATCAGCAGGTTGGTGACGTCTCCGAAGGGCAGACCGAGGCTGATGACCTCGGTCTCTGCGATGTCGTTGGGAAGCTTGCGGATGTGGATGACCCTGGACGGCACGCCGGGACCTCTGATGTCACCTTTGAACTTCTTACTGTCGTTGCCATTGGCTACAgaggacaggaagcagcagagttTAGACCAGAGGTCATTCAGCACATTAGTCACATGATAACAGTGTTGGTGTAAACGTGGTCCAACCTGTGGTGCTCATGATATACGGGCCGTTGGAGACGCTGGATAGAAGCTCGTCAGATcctctctgaaacacaaacatcatgtGACGTCAGCTGACCGCTCGTTGGaataattaatgatttatttatgatcATGTGACATGATGCAGGAATTCATCACGTCACCTCAAATGATTCAAACACTCAAACTGCTACTTagtaactaattaattaatgctCGTTTCAGCTTATTAACATGGACACGTGCAGCTCGCGCTGCTGCCACCAGAGGGCGCCACACAGGCGCCTGCTGGACAGGAAGAAGCTGCTCGCCTACGACATGACACAATCAGACTGAAGGAGCAGGGTCAGCTCAGACCTCCTCAGACCCCCTGACCCTCAGACCTCCTCAGACCCCCTCAGACCCCCTGAGCTTCAGACCTCCTCAGACCCCCTGACCTTCAGACCACCTCAGACCCCCTGACCCCCTTAGACCTCTCAGACCTTCAGACCTCCTCAGACCCCCTGACCTTCAGACCACCTCAGACCCCCTGACCCCCTTAGACCTCTCAGACCTTCAGACCTCCTCACGGTGACTGAAGTTCATCTTCAACCTGTATGTTctaatgtttcatgtttcaatgTGTCACGTGAACTAACAACACGTCTGCTGATACATCGATGATCAGCTGAACAcgttcaaacaaacagaaagttaATGACGTTTGTAACAACGTTTCAATCTATGTTTCAAATATTAACATGAAAACCAGCTGATTTTTTATCTCTAACACCAAACACGTcatccaaaataataattaaacttcacacagtaaaataaagaatatgtcaaaatatttaaaacaaacaaattcccCATTTATTCCCTGTATATTCCCTGTATATTCCCTGTTTATTCCCTGTATATTCCCTATATATTCCCTGTTTATTCCCTATATATTCCCTATATATTCCCTATATATTCCCTGTATATTCCCTGTATATTCCCTGTTTATTCCCTATATATTCCCTGTATATTCCCTATATATTCCCTATATATTCCCTATATATTCCCTGTTTATTCCCTGTATATTCCCTATATATTCCCTATATATTTCCTGTATATTCCCTGTATATTCCCTGTTTGTTCCCTATATATTCCCTGTTTATTCCCCATTTATTCCCTGTTTGTTCCCTGTATATTCCCTGTATATTCCCTATATATTCCCTGTTTATTCCCCATTTATTCCCTGTATATTCCCCGTTTATTCCCTGTATATTCCCTATATATTCCCTGTATATTCCCGGTTTATTCCATATATATTCCCTGTATATTCCCTATATATTCCCTGTATATTCCCTGTTTATTCCCCGTATATTCCCTATATATTCCCTGTATATTCCCTATATATTCCCTGTATATTCCCCGTTTATTCCCTGTATATTCCCTGTTTATTCCCTGTATATTCCCTGTATATTCCCCGTAACCATGAGGCTTGCGTTGGCTCGCTGGTGACTCGGCCGTTCCTCTGAGGAACCTGATCAGTTTTTATCAACAAAGCCGCTCAGATCTTCTTTCTGCTCCTCACATCAATAATGGAGCAGAAACCCGAGTCCGGCTCGGCCCGTGGATCTGGACCTGACAGCTGCAGACCGGCCACCAGCCTGCCTGAGGGGGAACACCCACAGACCCAcagatatcttgttttgtttgtccacagTCACATCTGGACAAGACCAGAACAAGAACCAGAAACTGCAGACCTGCAGCAGAACCCGGTCCACCAGAGTCCTCCAGTCCTGTTCGCTACCTCAGATCAACTCCTCAGGAACATCGAAGCCCCGCCCATCACAGGTGATCAAACTAATCACAGATCACATGACGCGAGCAGGCACACCGGTTCCTGCTGGTTCGGGTCGGATCGGGTCGCCTGACTCCTCTGAACTAAATTTAAATTTCTTCACTGCAACCTGAAAATCACCTGACCAACAGGAAGCTGTGTCTTTGAACGCCTCGTTTCATCACCAAAATAAAGTTCATCACGGtcaccaaaataaaacttcctgtttcaacaaaaacaaaaaacagctgatgaacAAACGTTGTCTGAACGTTCAGAAGAAACTAAAATGAAACTAACCCTGTTGATTGATGATTAATAAACTTGTTCATGTttgttaataaagtttattgacGAGCTGGCGACGTCGTTTCAGGTCACGATCGACGATCAAAACTCGAACAcgtttttaataataatcaataatcagatTTCTGCTGATTCATCAGCTACGTCACTCTGATGGTCCCTGAACTCACCAATCAGCTGTTTGCTCCTTCAAAGGTCTAACGTGTGTgttgtaatcagattactgtcGCCTCTCTCTGGAATGTGTCTAAATTTCTGCCGAGCAGCtttgacagaaaacactgatCGCTACCAGATGACGGCGTGCGACCGTCAGACAAAACTCAGGGCAAAGAGggttcacagcagaaaacaaaccaaccggaggaggaggaggaggaggaggaggaggaggaggaagcagaggaggaggaggaagcagaggaggaggaagcagaggtgCCTACCTTAGTACCAACTGTTATATCTTGGTGGACACTGCTGTGAAGAGAAGACAGcgtgttagcagcagcagagaggaactcaaacaaaacaaaggttaGAGGAGCTGCCTGAGGAGACGAGCGCAGGGAGAAGAAAACCCAACAgaagaagcagagctgcagtcctACCACCTTCAAACTGTGAGGACATCCCGAGAGACAGAGCCGGGACGGGGTTACAGACAGATACATCGTCATGGCGACCGGCCGGTTCTGGTTCAGAAGACCGGGTCTgtgacgtctcagagactacgtccaggtttagacagtctgtggggacgtcacggagactacgtccaggttttagacagtctgcggggacgtcacggagactacgtccaggttttagacagtctgcggggacgtctcagagactacgtcatTAAACGAGCTGAAATAATCTGTTAATTAATTAGTGGATGGAGAGAAAGATAATCagctgatcatcatcattatgaCCTCACATCCTGTCTGAAAGGAAGCTGTATCaattagggctgccacaaacgattattttgatagtcgactaatcggatctCACGTACATTGACTGTAAAAcctgcagctgatcagatcattcgccttcagcttgaagtatgagctaactgaaaataaaaacaagatgacagctcattaaccctttaattagagtccacggccccggaaacggcgaggtccgggcgggcGCTGTGAAGCTTCACCTTCGCCCTCGAGtctttccaagccgacccagagccgccgccgaggaaatgcgcccggcggaggTCAGCCAGCGCAGAGGAGCGGacccatgaggggatcctccctGACATGAGTTTGATCCCctgggcagactgcgcggaagttgcggaaaaatcgcggtgattggttaaaattgcgACGCCGCCCTGAATTCAGAGATTCACTTGCAAATcacaacatcgtgaattccAGGAGGGTCTTTATGGCGTCGTTTACGGTACcgtcaggcctgacgccgatcACTGattcgtcgacataatcgtggCAGCCTTATGACAACATCCTGCGTCTGTTCGGACAACATGAAGAACATCACACTTCCTGTGCAGCCAGgaagttacaaaataaaagcctgttgTGTTCAAGGGTTCGGCTGTTTAAAGCCTCGTTACTTAttcatgacatcacatcctgtatTCAGGCCGGACGATCGCAGAGGACGCCATGCAGAGGGTCAGCTgatgtaaccatgacaacagcagcatgcccacctgtctgtctctctgtccacctgtctgtctctctgctcacctgtctgtctctctgcccacctgtctgtctctctgctcacctgtctgtctctctgtccacctgtctgtctctctgctcacctgtctgtcagatGAACTCACAGTGTGAAACTGGACATGTTAaatgaagcagtgtgtgtgtgtgtgtgtgtgcagtgtgtctgtgtgtgtacagtgtgtctgtgtgtgtgtacagtgtgtgtgtgtgtacagtgtgtgtgcgtacgtgtgtgtgtacagtgtgtgtgtgtgtgtgtgtgtacagtgtgtgtgtgtacagtgtgtgtgtgtgtacagtgtgtgtgtgtacagtgtgtgtgtgtgtacagtgtgtgtgtgtgtgtgtacagtgtgtgtgtgtgtgtgtacagtgtgtgtgtgtgtacagtgtgtgtgtgtgtgtacagtgtgtgtgtgtgtatgtgtgtgtgtacagtgtgtactgtgtgtgtgtacagtgtgtgtgtgtacagtgtgtgtatgtgtacagtgtgtgtgtg
Above is a window of Larimichthys crocea isolate SSNF chromosome XVII, L_crocea_2.0, whole genome shotgun sequence DNA encoding:
- the LOC104938670 gene encoding polypyrimidine tract-binding protein 1 isoform X1 gives rise to the protein MRPNSQSALRSSPERLQTSLTVQSERSSGGRHFVPLSARNLLLRSSVLCNGRRGSDELLSSVSNGPYIMSTTANGNDSKKFKGDIRGPGVPSRVIHIRKLPNDIAETEVISLGLPFGDVTNLLMLKAKNQAFLEMNSEEAAQNMVSYYSTVMPIIRHHPVYVQFSNHKELKTDNSPNQERAQAALRALSTSHVDTTVAAPSSVLRVVVENLVYPVSLDALCQIFSKFGTVLRIIVFTKNSQFQALLQYPDGASAQAAKLSLDGQNIYNGCCTLRISFSKLTSLNVKYNNEKSRDFTRPDLPSGDSQPAMEHPAMAAAFTPGIISAAPYAGATHAFPPAFTIQPAVSFPYPGLTVPALPGGLASLSLPGATRLGFPSLPAGVCVLLISNLNPERVTPHCLFILFGVYGDVMRVKILFNKKENALVQMSDSTQAQLAMSHLSGQQLHGKSLRITLSKHTSVQLPREGHEDQGLTKDYSNSPLHRFKKPGSKNYSNIFPPSATLHLSNIPPSVVEDDLKMLFSSSGAMVKAFKFFQKDHKMALIQMGSVEEAIESLIEFHNHDLGENHHLRVSFSKSSI
- the LOC104938670 gene encoding polypyrimidine tract-binding protein 1 isoform X3, whose translation is MDGSVHQDITVGTKRGSDELLSSVSNGPYIMSTTANGNDSKKFKGDIRGPGVPSRVIHIRKLPNDIAETEVISLGLPFGDVTNLLMLKAKNQAFLEMNSEEAAQNMVSYYSTVMPIIRHHPVYVQFSNHKELKTDNSPNQERAQAALRALSTSHVDTTVAAPSSVLRVVVENLVYPVSLDALCQIFSKFGTVLRIIVFTKNSQFQALLQYPDGASAQAAKLSLDGQNIYNGCCTLRISFSKLTSLNVKYNNEKSRDFTRPDLPSGDSQPAMEHPAMAAAFTPGIISAAPYAGATHAFPPAFTIQPAVSFPYPGLTVPALPGGLASLSLPGATRLGFPSLPAGVCVLLISNLNPERVTPHCLFILFGVYGDVMRVKILFNKKENALVQMSDSTQAQLAMSHLSGQQLHGKSLRITLSKHTSVQLPREGHEDQGLTKDYSNSPLHRFKKPGSKNYSNIFPPSATLHLSNIPPSVVEDDLKMLFSSSGAMVKAFKFFQKDHKMALIQMGSVEEAIESLIEFHNHDLGENHHLRVSFSKSSI
- the LOC104938670 gene encoding polypyrimidine tract-binding protein 1 isoform X6: MDGSVHQDITVGTKRGSDELLSSVSNGPYIMSTTANGNDSKKFKGDIRGPGVPSRVIHIRKLPNDIAETEVISLGLPFGDVTNLLMLKAKNQAFLEMNSEEAAQNMVSYYSTVMPIIRHHPVYVQFSNHKELKTDNSPNQERAQAALRALSTSHVDTTVAAPSSVLRVVVENLVYPVSLDALCQIFSKFGTVLRIIVFTKNSQFQALLQYPDGASAQAAKLSLDGQNIYNGCCTLRISFSKLTSLNVKYNNEKSRDFTRPDLPSGDSQPAMEHPAMAAAFTPGIISAAPYAGATHAFPPAFTIQPAGLTVPALPGGLASLSLPGATRLGFPSLPAGVCVLLISNLNPERVTPHCLFILFGVYGDVMRVKILFNKKENALVQMSDSTQAQLAMSHLSGQQLHGKSLRITLSKHTSVQLPREGHEDQGLTKDYSNSPLHRFKKPGSKNYSNIFPPSATLHLSNIPPSVVEDDLKMLFSSSGAMVKAFKFFQKDHKMALIQMGSVEEAIESLIEFHNHDLGENHHLRVSFSKSSI
- the LOC104938670 gene encoding polypyrimidine tract-binding protein 1 isoform X2 — encoded protein: MRPNSQSALRSSPERLQTSLTVQSERSSGGRHFVPLSARNLLLRSSVLCNGRRGSDELLSSVSNGPYIMSTTANGNDSKKFKGDIRGPGVPSRVIHIRKLPNDIAETEVISLGLPFGDVTNLLMLKAKNQAFLEMNSEEAAQNMVSYYSTVMPIIRHHPVYVQFSNHKELKTDNSPNQERAQAALRALSTSHVDTTVAAPSSVLRVVVENLVYPVSLDALCQIFSKFGTVLRIIVFTKNSQFQALLQYPDGASAQAAKLSLDGQNIYNGCCTLRISFSKLTSLNVKYNNEKSRDFTRPDLPSGDSQPAMEHPAMAAAFTPGIISAAPYAGATHAFPPAFTIQPAGLTVPALPGGLASLSLPGATRLGFPSLPAGVCVLLISNLNPERVTPHCLFILFGVYGDVMRVKILFNKKENALVQMSDSTQAQLAMSHLSGQQLHGKSLRITLSKHTSVQLPREGHEDQGLTKDYSNSPLHRFKKPGSKNYSNIFPPSATLHLSNIPPSVVEDDLKMLFSSSGAMVKAFKFFQKDHKMALIQMGSVEEAIESLIEFHNHDLGENHHLRVSFSKSSI